From the genome of Carassius gibelio isolate Cgi1373 ecotype wild population from Czech Republic chromosome A16, carGib1.2-hapl.c, whole genome shotgun sequence, one region includes:
- the LOC128030627 gene encoding rho guanine nucleotide exchange factor 1 isoform X4: MDFEDAHNGRGPSGAQCSNPAMNIIGAEDEDFENDEQPMVDDKSSHFTSIELLKSKPTHLLAFIHHVMLQFDCAPVLCYLHADLFRNFNAKDTKKHFGEFYNSFLEKGAILKVSVPNNIASELDRTRPEMISEEQQKRFANEIQYQQCPEILRQLDDFRQKRMMGMTPNERELIDVESHRPTDRIPKDMKEKAVAETLLEKMFEANPSIVPDKDKSNCIFGAVALYMKHLGVKTRALDNKKTKSGWRPSVPSVLKPWGANRPNKIVRPSPFTLKQIKQTVPPHRVSVSDGGTVWKPGVAGSGSVHGSESSEEMTVSVSVTPSPDSQADTGVNINRSDPRTVSEVGDASPVSTGGGLSICESPSVIDVPPDDSQDSSRKKTRNVRRSESLCVERRHSRRSGSTRAKKSRSRSDVDLQSTSTSLPLSPSPQHSVFAEGGLLTDGLVTGPAFGPFLQQEEMEPRLLELEQDPPNWRAIASPEDLKKLSKKEVKRQEVINELFSTEHAHVRMLSVLQTVFSRPLERDEIMSSTELATIFPSLDEIIEMHYTFYENLKKQRQEDEYIVKIISTPLLNRFSGSEGEWFQKLSARFCSYQTWALEQIKTRQKKDPRFNAFILDAESKPQCRRLQLKDIIPIEMQRLTKYPLLLENIAKNTDDKIEKENINQAAESCRKILNHVNEEVKLMENLLILKDYQRRLDTSGLKPSNDLYIEYKNIDLTSRTMLFEGPLTWRVTKEKAIDVHCVLLSDLLVLLQKQDDKMVLKCQSKSNIAIQEGKQMLSPIIKLESVFVRDVATDPKALYVIFTWESGAQIYELVAQSIVERKNWIEVIKTTIDEMKKRDGNKITRKQSSSIPNSVLGPLYSPSQPPLSPTENGGDLLKSRSERFKDTLTDEKSRETDSSLFDYLVANGFDLLSHSHIPLEKSAVGALEEVKYLKRLLVGSISLSDDSQTLAENAPESQEADGGQSSVEESSTEERTEGEESGGDGGNKGEEERGISAPLVLSEERMEEVQMRLQTLQEQLKRLQAVEEEHYKLQEALAKYSLQGGHYN, from the exons ATGGTGGATGATAAGAGCAGTCACTTTACCAGCATTGAACTGTTGAAGTCCAAGCCCACCCACCTACTGGCCTTCATTCATCATGTCATGTTACAGTTTGACTGTGCTCCTGTG CTATGCTACCTTCATGCTGACCTCTTCAGGAACTTCAATGCCAAAGACACCAAGAAGCACTTTGGGGAATTCTACAACTCTTTTCTGGAAAAAGGAGCG ATTCTTAAAGTATCTGTGCCAAATAACATAGCCTCTGAACTGG ATCGCACGCGTCCAGAAATGATTAGCGAAGAACAACAAAAGCGCTTTGCTAATGAAATACAGTACCAGCAGTGTCCAGAGATACTGCGGCAGCTGGACGACTTCAG GCAGAAGAGGATGATGGGAATGACTCCCAATGAGCGTGAACTAATTGATGTGGAATCCCATCGTCCAACCGACCGCATCCCTAAGGACATGAAGGAAAAGGCAGTAGCTGAGACCTTGCTGGAAAAGATGTTTGAGGCCAA CCCCTCAATTGTTCCAGACAAGGACAAAAG TAACTGCATCTTTGGAGCAGTAGCCCTTTATATGAAGCACCTTGGCGTCAAGACCAGAGCACTTGACAACAAGAAGACAAAGTCGGGATGGCGGCCCTCTGTCCCTTCTGTCCTGAAG CCATGGGGAGCCAACAGACCAAACAAAATAGTCAGACCGTCTCCATTCACCC TAAAGCAAATCAAACAAACCGTCCCACCTCATCGAGTGTCCGTAAGTGATGGTGGCACAGTGTGGAAACCTGGTGTTGCAGGGTCAGGGAGTGTGCATGGCTCGGAGAGCAGTGAAGAGATGACCGTCAGCGTCAGTGTGACTCCTAGTCCTGACTCTCAGGCTGACACGG GTGTTAACATCAATCGGTCAGACCCCAGAACAGTCTCAGAGGTGGGAGATGCATCTCCTGTCAGCACTGGTGGGGGTCTCTCCATCTGTGAATCTCCCTCTGTCATTGATGTCCCTCCAGATGACAGTCAGGACAGTAGCAG AAAGAAGACAAG GAATGTGCGCCGCAGCGAGAGCCTTTGCGTGGAGCGCCGTCACTCTCGTCGTAGTGGCTCTACCCGCGCCAAGAAGTCTCGCTCCCGTAGCGACGTGGACCTGCAGTCAACTTCCACCTCCCTCCCCCTCTCACCCTCCCCACAGCATTCAGTCTT TGCGGAAGGTGGGTTGTTGACTGACGGCCTCGTGACTGGTCCTGCTTTTGGCCCCTTCCTTCAGCAGGAAGAGATGGAGCCCCGTCTCCTGGAGCTCGAGCAGGACCCGCCCAACTGGAGAGCCATTGCTTCTCCTGAGGACTTGAAAAAACTGAGCAAGAAGGAAGTCAAAAGACAAGAAGTCATCAACG AGCTGTTTTCAACAGAGCATGCTCATGTCCGTATGCTGAGTGTATTGCAGACTGTGTTTTCTCGTCCGCTGGAGAGGGATGAGATTATGAGCTCAACTGAGCTGGCCACCATCTTCCCCAGCCTCGATGAGATCATAGAGATGCACT atacttTCTATGAAAACCTGAAAAAACAGCGGCAGGAGGATGAGTACATTGTCAAAATCATAAGCACGCCACTTCTCAACAGG TTCAGTGGATCAGAGGGAGAGTGGTTTCAGAAGCTCTCTGCACGCTTCTGTAGCTACCAGACATGGGCTCTGGAGCAGATAAAGACCAGACAGAAGAAGGATCCCcgttttaatgcttttattctg gATGCTGAGAGTAAGCCACAGTGTCGGAGGCTACAGCTGAAGGATATCATTCCCATAGAGATGCAAAGACTAACCAAATACCCTCTTCTGTTAGAAAACATAGCCAAGAACACAG AtgataaaatagaaaaagagaACATTAATCAAGCAGCAGAATCTTGCCGCAAGATCCTCAACCATGTCAATGAAGAAGTTAAACTCATGGAGAACCTTCTG ATTTTGAAGGACTACCAGCGCCGGCTGGACACCTCAGGACTGAAACCGAGCAATGACCTCTACATTGAGTACAAG AACATTGATCTGACCAGCAGAACAATGCTGTTTGAAGGACCTCTGACATGGAGGGTGACCAAGGAGAAGGCGATCG ATGTCCACTGTGTTTTGCTGTCAGACCTGTTAGTCTTGCTTCAGAAGCAGGATGATAAGATGGTTTTGAAGTGTCAGAGCAAAAGCAACATAGCCATTCAGGAAGGCAAACAGATGCTGAGTCCAATCATCAAACTAGAATCCGTTTTCGTCAGAGATGTGGCCACTG ACCCGAAGGCCCTCTACGTTATCTTCACTTGGGAAAGTGGAGCACAGATTTATGAACTAGTGGCTCAGTCCATCGTGGAGAGGAAAAA TTGGATAGAGGTGATTAAGACTACGATTGACGAGATGAAGAAGAGGGACGGAAATAAGATAACTAGAAAACAAAGCAGCAGCATACCTAACAGCGTCCTTGGACCTTTATACAGCCC TTCGCAACCCCCTCTTAGCCCCACTGAAAATGGAGGAGACCTGTTGAAAAGTCGCAGTG AGCGATTTAAAGACACACTTACTGATGAGAAGAGTAGAGAAACTGATTCTTCACTCTTTGACTACCTAGTGGCCAATGGCTTTGACCTGCTCAGCCATAGCCACATCCCTTTAGAGAAGTCTGCTGTTGGGGCTTTGGAAGAAG TCAAGTATTTGAAGAGGCTATTGGTCGGCAGTATTAGCCTGTCAGATGACTCTCAGACTCTTGCGGAAAATGCACCTGAAAGCCAGGAGGCAGATGGAGGTCAGTCTTCGG TGGAGGAATCCAGCACAGAAGAAAGAACTGAAGGAGAAGAGAGTGGGGGAGATGGAGGGAATAAAGGAGAAGAGGAGAGAGGGATAAGTGCTCCTCTAGTGCTTTCTGAGGAACGCATGGAGGAGGTGCAGATGAGACTGCAGACTCTTCAGGAGCAACTGAAGCGATTGCAG GCTGTTGAGGAGGAACATTATAAGTTGCAAGAAGCTCTTGCTAAATATTCACTTCAGGGTGGGCATTACAACTGA
- the LOC128030627 gene encoding rho guanine nucleotide exchange factor 1 isoform X2 translates to MDFEDAHNGRGPSGAQCSNPAMNIIGAEDEDFENDEQPMVDDKSSHFTSIELLKSKPTHLLAFIHHVMLQFDCAPVLCYLHADLFRNFNAKDTKKHFGEFYNSFLEKGAILKVSVPNNIASELDRTRPEMISEEQQKRFANEIQYQQCPEILRQLDDFRQKRMMGMTPNERELIDVESHRPTDRIPKDMKEKAVAETLLEKMFEANPSIVPDKDKSNCIFGAVALYMKHLGVKTRALDNKKTKSGWRPSVPSVLKPWGANRPNKIVRPSPFTHDGKQSRLDFEVKQIKQTVPPHRVSVSDGGTVWKPGVAGSGSVHGSESSEEMTVSVSVTPSPDSQADTGVNINRSDPRTVSEVGDASPVSTGGGLSICESPSVIDVPPDDSQDSSRKKTRNVRRSESLCVERRHSRRSGSTRAKKSRSRSDVDLQSTSTSLPLSPSPQHSVFAEGGLLTDGLVTGPAFGPFLQQEEMEPRLLELEQDPPNWRAIASPEDLKKLSKKEVKRQEVINELFSTEHAHVRMLSVLQTVFSRPLERDEIMSSTELATIFPSLDEIIEMHYTFYENLKKQRQEDEYIVKIISTPLLNRFSGSEGEWFQKLSARFCSYQTWALEQIKTRQKKDPRFNAFILDAESKPQCRRLQLKDIIPIEMQRLTKYPLLLENIAKNTDDKIEKENINQAAESCRKILNHVNEEVKLMENLLILKDYQRRLDTSGLKPSNDLYIEYKNIDLTSRTMLFEGPLTWRVTKEKAIDVHCVLLSDLLVLLQKQDDKMVLKCQSKSNIAIQEGKQMLSPIIKLESVFVRDVATDPKALYVIFTWESGAQIYELVAQSIVERKNWIEVIKTTIDEMKKRDGNKITRKQSSSIPNSVLGPLYSPSQPPLSPTENGGDLLKSRSERFKDTLTDEKSRETDSSLFDYLVANGFDLLSHSHIPLEKSAVGALEEVKYLKRLLVGSISLSDDSQTLAENAPESQEADGVEESSTEERTEGEESGGDGGNKGEEERGISAPLVLSEERMEEVQMRLQTLQEQLKRLQAVEEEHYKLQEALAKYSLQGGHYN, encoded by the exons ATGGTGGATGATAAGAGCAGTCACTTTACCAGCATTGAACTGTTGAAGTCCAAGCCCACCCACCTACTGGCCTTCATTCATCATGTCATGTTACAGTTTGACTGTGCTCCTGTG CTATGCTACCTTCATGCTGACCTCTTCAGGAACTTCAATGCCAAAGACACCAAGAAGCACTTTGGGGAATTCTACAACTCTTTTCTGGAAAAAGGAGCG ATTCTTAAAGTATCTGTGCCAAATAACATAGCCTCTGAACTGG ATCGCACGCGTCCAGAAATGATTAGCGAAGAACAACAAAAGCGCTTTGCTAATGAAATACAGTACCAGCAGTGTCCAGAGATACTGCGGCAGCTGGACGACTTCAG GCAGAAGAGGATGATGGGAATGACTCCCAATGAGCGTGAACTAATTGATGTGGAATCCCATCGTCCAACCGACCGCATCCCTAAGGACATGAAGGAAAAGGCAGTAGCTGAGACCTTGCTGGAAAAGATGTTTGAGGCCAA CCCCTCAATTGTTCCAGACAAGGACAAAAG TAACTGCATCTTTGGAGCAGTAGCCCTTTATATGAAGCACCTTGGCGTCAAGACCAGAGCACTTGACAACAAGAAGACAAAGTCGGGATGGCGGCCCTCTGTCCCTTCTGTCCTGAAG CCATGGGGAGCCAACAGACCAAACAAAATAGTCAGACCGTCTCCATTCACCC ATGATGGTAAGCAATCTAGATTGGACTTTGAAG TAAAGCAAATCAAACAAACCGTCCCACCTCATCGAGTGTCCGTAAGTGATGGTGGCACAGTGTGGAAACCTGGTGTTGCAGGGTCAGGGAGTGTGCATGGCTCGGAGAGCAGTGAAGAGATGACCGTCAGCGTCAGTGTGACTCCTAGTCCTGACTCTCAGGCTGACACGG GTGTTAACATCAATCGGTCAGACCCCAGAACAGTCTCAGAGGTGGGAGATGCATCTCCTGTCAGCACTGGTGGGGGTCTCTCCATCTGTGAATCTCCCTCTGTCATTGATGTCCCTCCAGATGACAGTCAGGACAGTAGCAG AAAGAAGACAAG GAATGTGCGCCGCAGCGAGAGCCTTTGCGTGGAGCGCCGTCACTCTCGTCGTAGTGGCTCTACCCGCGCCAAGAAGTCTCGCTCCCGTAGCGACGTGGACCTGCAGTCAACTTCCACCTCCCTCCCCCTCTCACCCTCCCCACAGCATTCAGTCTT TGCGGAAGGTGGGTTGTTGACTGACGGCCTCGTGACTGGTCCTGCTTTTGGCCCCTTCCTTCAGCAGGAAGAGATGGAGCCCCGTCTCCTGGAGCTCGAGCAGGACCCGCCCAACTGGAGAGCCATTGCTTCTCCTGAGGACTTGAAAAAACTGAGCAAGAAGGAAGTCAAAAGACAAGAAGTCATCAACG AGCTGTTTTCAACAGAGCATGCTCATGTCCGTATGCTGAGTGTATTGCAGACTGTGTTTTCTCGTCCGCTGGAGAGGGATGAGATTATGAGCTCAACTGAGCTGGCCACCATCTTCCCCAGCCTCGATGAGATCATAGAGATGCACT atacttTCTATGAAAACCTGAAAAAACAGCGGCAGGAGGATGAGTACATTGTCAAAATCATAAGCACGCCACTTCTCAACAGG TTCAGTGGATCAGAGGGAGAGTGGTTTCAGAAGCTCTCTGCACGCTTCTGTAGCTACCAGACATGGGCTCTGGAGCAGATAAAGACCAGACAGAAGAAGGATCCCcgttttaatgcttttattctg gATGCTGAGAGTAAGCCACAGTGTCGGAGGCTACAGCTGAAGGATATCATTCCCATAGAGATGCAAAGACTAACCAAATACCCTCTTCTGTTAGAAAACATAGCCAAGAACACAG AtgataaaatagaaaaagagaACATTAATCAAGCAGCAGAATCTTGCCGCAAGATCCTCAACCATGTCAATGAAGAAGTTAAACTCATGGAGAACCTTCTG ATTTTGAAGGACTACCAGCGCCGGCTGGACACCTCAGGACTGAAACCGAGCAATGACCTCTACATTGAGTACAAG AACATTGATCTGACCAGCAGAACAATGCTGTTTGAAGGACCTCTGACATGGAGGGTGACCAAGGAGAAGGCGATCG ATGTCCACTGTGTTTTGCTGTCAGACCTGTTAGTCTTGCTTCAGAAGCAGGATGATAAGATGGTTTTGAAGTGTCAGAGCAAAAGCAACATAGCCATTCAGGAAGGCAAACAGATGCTGAGTCCAATCATCAAACTAGAATCCGTTTTCGTCAGAGATGTGGCCACTG ACCCGAAGGCCCTCTACGTTATCTTCACTTGGGAAAGTGGAGCACAGATTTATGAACTAGTGGCTCAGTCCATCGTGGAGAGGAAAAA TTGGATAGAGGTGATTAAGACTACGATTGACGAGATGAAGAAGAGGGACGGAAATAAGATAACTAGAAAACAAAGCAGCAGCATACCTAACAGCGTCCTTGGACCTTTATACAGCCC TTCGCAACCCCCTCTTAGCCCCACTGAAAATGGAGGAGACCTGTTGAAAAGTCGCAGTG AGCGATTTAAAGACACACTTACTGATGAGAAGAGTAGAGAAACTGATTCTTCACTCTTTGACTACCTAGTGGCCAATGGCTTTGACCTGCTCAGCCATAGCCACATCCCTTTAGAGAAGTCTGCTGTTGGGGCTTTGGAAGAAG TCAAGTATTTGAAGAGGCTATTGGTCGGCAGTATTAGCCTGTCAGATGACTCTCAGACTCTTGCGGAAAATGCACCTGAAAGCCAGGAGGCAGATGGAG TGGAGGAATCCAGCACAGAAGAAAGAACTGAAGGAGAAGAGAGTGGGGGAGATGGAGGGAATAAAGGAGAAGAGGAGAGAGGGATAAGTGCTCCTCTAGTGCTTTCTGAGGAACGCATGGAGGAGGTGCAGATGAGACTGCAGACTCTTCAGGAGCAACTGAAGCGATTGCAG GCTGTTGAGGAGGAACATTATAAGTTGCAAGAAGCTCTTGCTAAATATTCACTTCAGGGTGGGCATTACAACTGA